In Leptolyngbya sp. NIES-2104, the genomic window AAGCCACCACAGTTATATCAAGCGGTTCTGACACTCCTTGATGATGTCTACTGCAATCGCGTCACTTCAGAAGACTTGTTAGCTGAAATTGTCCGATCGCTACTGATTGATAGAAACGAGCGACAGCAAAGAATTGATGCCTTAGTTTCAGGATTGAGAACAACAGACGGTGCTGTACCCTTGTCATCAGAAGATATTGTGAATCTAATTGAAAAACATTTGACCCTCAAAGGAACAAGTCGGCTTCCGGTGCTTGCAATCGCCGCTGTGTATCAGTCTGCCGAACAGTTTCTTGGAGAAAGAGTTCTCATGCTACAAGCGCACAATGCGGCTGATCTTCAAACAGGTGCATTAGGTGATGTCGAAATTACTTTGCTTGCTGATGATGAAGTTGTGACCAGCTACGAAATGAAGAATAAGCGGATTACACGCGAAGATCTTGATCGAGCATTGCAAAAATTGTCTGCTAGTGAAAAACGAGTTGATAACTATATTTTCATCACAACGGAAGCGATCGACAAAGAGGTTCAGGATTATGCACGTTCGATGTATCAAGAAACAGGCGGAATAGAATTCGTAGTTCTAGATTGTATCGGATTCATTCGCCATTTCCTACATCTATTTCATCGTTTGAGAAGTAGATTTCTGGAAGCTTATCAGACGCTGCTTCTGACAGAACCGCAAAGCGCTGTGAGTCAGCCTGTTAAAGAAGCTTTTTTAGCAATGAGGCAAGCAGCAGAAACGGGAATGGAGGAGATCTGAAACACATCTTTAGCCGTTGTCTCTATTGTCGATCGCTCTACCTTTGATGATATTCACGCCATTGGGCGATCGTTCTTGGCGGAGTTGATCGCCGCACAGATTCAGGCAAAAGCGACCAAATTTCTAACAACGTCGGCAATCCAAGCTGTAACTGTTCGAGTAACGCCACATTCGAGAAAACAGTTTCAGTCCGATCGACAAGAATCACCTGCCCTGCATCTAGAACAATCACCCAATCCGCCCAAGCGTAAACCAAATCGAGATCATGAGTCGCGATCGCGATCGTTGTTCCCTTGTCATGAATTCGATCTAGTTCTCGAAACAAATTGCTAGTTTGCCGTTTATCCAAATAAGCGGTTGGCTCATCTAAAAGTAACAGTTCGGGCTGTAGTGCCATCACACCCGCAAGCGCAACTCTGCGCTTTTGTCCCAAGCTCAAATGATGAAGCGGACAATGCTCTAAGTCTTTTAGAGAGAAATCGATCAAAGTTTGCTGTAATCGTTGAGCAATTTCTGATTTCGTAAGCTGCAAATTGCACAGCCCGTAAGAGATGTCTTCACTCACTGTTGCTGCAACTAATTGCCGTTCTGGATCTTGAAAGGCGAGTCCGATTCGCTGTCTCCATTGATTCAGAGCAGCAGCATGATATTTTAACGGTTCTCCTCGCCAGCGAATTGTTCCAGCATTCACGCGATACAGTCCATCGGCAAGAAAGAGCAAGGTTGATTTACCACAGCCATTATGTCCCACGATCGCAGTTTTCTGTCCTGCTAAGATCTGAAAACTCAACTGTTGCACCGCAAACCGATCGCTGTTTGGATAGCGATAAGACACGTCCTGAAACTCAAGTAGCGGCTGCATCATCTGAACTCTAAAATCAGCAATCCAACACAGCCTAACACTGACTCGATCGCATATCGTTTGGAGTAATAATGCTTCTGAGTTGAATACACCTCAAAGGTTCCATTAAACCCACGAGCATTCAGCGCAAGGGAAAAATCGCGATAGTGATGCAGCGATCGCACTAACAATTGACTAATCAATAATCCCACACTATGCATCCATCGTTTCCGCGTCCGATATCCGCCTCTTGCTTGCTGTGCAAACTGCAATTCGGTCACAACATCAAAAAACAAGAAGACAAATCGATACATTAACAGTAATAGTTCAGTAATCAGCGTTGGCACCCGTAACTGTCGAAACAGATTCAGCAAATCAGTGAATGGAATCGTAAACAGAATGAACAATAAACAAGACGTACAGGAAAGCGATCGCATTGCAATCTGGAATGCTTGAATGATTCCACTGCGGCTGATGAATAGATACCCGCTTCCAATTGCAACGCCTTGAAGTTCGTCATTCTGAATAGCTGCAATTTGATCAATCGCAACTGCATTCAGCACCAAAGCTGGAATACTGGTTAACAAAAAGATTCCAGCTACGGCTAACAGTTGAAAATAGACTGGAGCAGGAATTCGCGCATAGGCGATCGTCCAAACCGCCAACCAAACCATGATAAGAAACTGTGGAATCGGATGCACAACTAGCGCAATCATGAGAACTACGATCGCGAATCCAAATTTCTGCACAGGAGCGATCGGGCGCAATCGATTCTGATAAGCATAAACATCCAAGTGATGATGCAATTACTTCTGCTCCCGTTTCTCAGTTCTGCCTCGATAGCGCCCAATCACAAAGCCAATGACACCCGCCCCTAATGCGGCTTGTGAAGCAAACAATAGACTTTCGACTTCTGTACTTGGCGGTTCAAAGAATGGTTTAAACCAAGGCTCATATCCCGGTTTAAGTTCCCCGATCGCAGTTTCAGCCTGACCATCTGATCCACTAAATTCCCCTTTAACAAACAAGAGCGGAAAAACTGCTAGAACAATCACCGCGATCGCTAATCCCCAATTTTGCAGCTTTGACGATTTCATGATTGCTCCTGCTTGAGTAGATTCAAAGTTTCCAAATCTTCCCGTCCGTAAGATTGCAGCCAATTCCACACCAGAACGGTGAGCAATCCTTCACTAATTGCCAGTGGCACCTGAGTCACCGCAAAAATTCCCGCAAACTTGAGAAATGCAGCGACGAACCCCCCTTGTGCGGCTGGAAACGCCAACGCTAACTGAATCGAGGTCGTGACGTAAGTAAGCAAATTTTCCAAAGCTGACGCACAAAAGATCGCGACTTTTTGATGTCCAGTTTGCAGAATCAAATGATAGACCCCGTACGCCACGAAAGGACCTACGATCGCCATCGAAAACGCATTCGCTCCTAATGTGGTCAGTCCACCATGCGCGAGTAACAATGCCTGAAACAGCAGCACGAGTCCACCCAACACCGACATCACCGACGGACCAAACAAAATCGCACCTAATCCAGTTCCAGTCGGATGCGAACAACTCCCCGTCACCGATGGAATTTTCAGCGCCGATAACACAAAGGTAAAGGCACCCGCTAACGCCAGTAGCGGTTTAAGTTGGGGATTTTGTCGCGTGATGCGTGTCAGCGATCGTACTCCCACGACAAAAAATGGAATCGACACAACCCACCAAAAAATCGCCCACTCGACCGGTAGAAACCCTTCCATGATGTGCATCGCATGGGCAGGAGTGGGAGAACCGATAATCAAATAAGAACTTAGCCCTACGATTGCAGTAAGGCGCAATAATTTATGATGTTTCACTGAGTCTGTACCTCGCAGACGGTTTGATAATCAATCAGCATGGCACGCTGAGCGGCTTCGGCGGGCATTCTGGCTCAGAGAAGTAATCTCATCACAGTTGCGGGACAGCGGTAGCTTTGCACTACTCTTTCCCCGTTACCTCTAGCGACTGCTTCCCGCTAGAACCGATGCAAACCTCAGCGTACCACCGTTGAGCATTTTGCTCAATCTAACCGTTACTCACTGCAACATCGTTTCAATCCGGTTGATCCTCGCTCTTTTGTGGGGCACGTCCAAATAGATGCGTGAGGCTAGCAAATCGATCGCGAATTTCATCGCTCAACAAATCAGAGCGATATCGCCACCCCCAGTTTCCTTCTGCTTTTCCAGGTGCATTCATTCGGGCATCTGTTCGCAGTCCCATCAAATCTTGCAGAGGAACGATCGATAAGACGGCAACTGAACTCATTACCAATCTGATCAAATCCCAATGAATACCTTGATCACTAATGCAACCGAGATAGTTCCACAATTGACCCCGCTCATAGTCTGAAAGGCTCTCATACCATCCGATCGTCGTATCGTTATCGTGGGTTCCCGTGTAGACAAGACAGTTACGCGGATAGTTAAAAGGGAGATAGGGATTGCCCGGATCAGACCCAAATGCAAAGTGAACAATCTTCATCCCAGGAAACTCAAATTTATCTCTGAGTGCTTCAACCTCTGGAGTGATCACGCCTAAATCTTCTGCAAGGATCGGTAGCTTTCCGAGCTTACGATCGAGCACCTCAAAAAACAAATCCCCTGGAGCTTCAATCCAGTTACCGTAAATCGCGGTTTCTTCACCTTGCGGCACTGCCCAGTAAGCCTGAAAGCCTCGGAAATGGTCAATCCGAATCCAATCGACTAAATCGAGCATTGCTTCAAAGCGTTGTATCCACCATTTGAAGTCGGTCTTTTCGAGATAGTCCCAATCATAGATAGGATTGCCCCAAAGTTGCCCAGTCGCACTAAAGTAATCGGGTGGAACACCTGCCATCAGTTCAGGATGTCCGGTTTCAGGATCAAGTCTGAAGTTCTGAGAATTAGCCCACACGTCTGCACTATCATGAGCGACATAAATCGGAATGTCCCCAATGATTTGAATCCCATTTTCGTTTGCATGTTGTTTGAGCTTCATCCATTGGCAGAAGAACTCATACTGTAGAAATTTTTGATAGTTAATCTCATCTTGTAAGCGGGCTTGGGCTTTCTCGATCGCATTCGGCTTAAACTGCATGATTTCTGGTTCCCAGTCATACCAGCTTTTACCGCCGTTCTCATCTTTTAGCGCCATAAACAGCGCATAGTCTTCGAGCCAGAATGCTTTCCCAGTGCAAAACTCAGCAAATTCTCGCTGCTCAGACGGTTGATGTTTGAACGCCTCATACGCTTTTCGCCACAGCGGAACTTTGGTTGCATACACGCGATCGTAGTCCACCCCGTTTTCCCAAAAGTCCGGTAGATTGTAGAAATCGGATTCTTCTAGCAAACCGCGATCGCGCAATGTCTCTAAGCTAATGAGCAGCGGATTGCCTGCCATTGACGAATACGACGCATACGGCGAATTTCCATAGCCTGTAGGACCGAGTGGTAAAACTTGCCAATACTGCTGACCACTGTGCACCAAGAACTCGATAAACCGATGAGCTTCGGCTCCGAGTTCACCAATCCCAAATCGACCGGGAAAACAGGTAGGATGCAGCAAAACGCCGCTCGATCGCTTCAAAGACATAGAATAAACACGAGGAAAAGGCTTTTGGAACTGTAACACAAGACCGAAAAAGCCAATCTCTGCCGAAAGAAGAATCAAGATTCGTTCACACAATTTTTTATGGCTCATCGCAATCCTGCTCCGACGGTTGACATCATTATCGAACTCGTCGATCGACCCCACCGCCCGATCGTGCTGATCGAACGCCTCAATCCCCCCCACGGCTGGGCAATTCCCGGCGGATTCATCGATTACGGCAATTCAGCCGAAAAAACAGCACAGCTTGAGGCGCAGGAAGAAACCGGACTCGAAATCGACCTGGTTGACCTGCTGGGTGTGTATTCTGATCCGAACCGGGATCAGCGCCAACACACGATGAGTATCACCTATATTGCAACCGCGATCGGTGAACCCAAAGCTGGAGACGATGCGAAAAATGTTCGAGTTATCGACATTTGGCAGATCCCGAAGAATTTATGTTTTGATCACGATCGCATTTTGCACGATTATTTACAGTACAGAAATTATGGAATGCGACCCAGAGTATGAAAAAAGTGATTCGGACTGATGCGGCTCCGGCTCCGGTTGGACCTTACAATCAAGCGATCGTGGCTCAAGGATTGGTATTCGTTGCCGGGCAAATTTCGCTTGATCCAGCAACTGGGGAAATTGTTGGAGCCGGGGAAATCGTCGCTCAAACTGAACGCGCTTTGACGAGCATGAAGGCGATTCTGGAAGCTTCTGGATCATCGATGGCGAACGTCGTGAAAACCACCGTGTTCCTAAAAGACATCAATGATTTCGCGGCGATGAATGCGGTCTATGCGAAGTACTTTGAGGAAGAGACTGCACCTGCTCGAATCTGTGTTGAAGTCGCACGATTGCCAAAGGATTTGTTGGTCGAGATTGATTGCATTGCAACGGTGAATTAGGCGAGCGATATTGATATAAAAAACCCTCCGAATCGATCGGAGGGTTTAAAGTCATTAGACCTTTTGCGTGAGTCCGAAATGCTCACCGAATAGAATAATACCGGTGGCGAATTCGACCTCAGCATCGTTCGCAGTGTCTGCGCTGCGTTGTCCGTCCGCGCCGGAATGAATTCGGCGCTCCTCCAAGCGAAGTCAGTTGAAACTGACTGGAGCGTTTGCCGTTCCCTCTTCAGTCCTGTTCACAGGACTTCGCCTGGGGGAGCGCCGAATTCTATTCCGGCGCGGATCTATTCCGGCGCGGATCAGTGCAACGAACGAGGGATTTGTGATCATTTTTTCAATTTGCCACCAGTATTATTCGCCCAGGCGTTCACGCAAGAAGTCTAGGGTTTGCTACTTAGTCGATCGCGATCCCTGTTGCAACCTTTTCGGGTTCCGGTGAAACTGCGATCGGCTTTTTCGCAATCAGGTACTTACTCATAAAGTGAACCTGCTCAGAGACGGCTTCAAAACCAGCATCAGTCAAACGCTTGGTTAAATTGTCTGTGGTGTAGTGGCGGTAATACGGCTCGTGGAAAATTTCGGGGAAATTCTCCATTGCGATCGACAATTCCGGTGAATCACTCATCTGAATCGAATCACAGATGATGAACGTTCCACCCGGTTTCACCACTCGGAACGCTTCATTAATCACGTTCTGACGCGCTTGAGGTGGCAATTCGTGGAATAGAAACACGCTCGTCATCGCATGGAAATAGTTATCCAAGAATGGAAGCTCTTCGCCGTTCCCTTGTACCAACTGCGGCAAAGTTCCAGGAATTTGAGACAGCAATTGATTCGCCTTTCTCAGATAAGCCGCCGACAGATCCACCCCGTACAGTGAAGCTTTCGGCAACGTTCCACGAATATTTCTCAGCGTACGACCCGTTCCACAAGCAA contains:
- a CDS encoding restriction endonuclease, SacI family; this translates as MSAPSEILDRAFQRANANLEQPIILAAEIRDRTTYVARNLKNRAGIRLLMACLLAKLHRPDVDIRKPYTEIGDIDSFSGRTYDERYITAFINQHSLPCNSTTAFLTPALRNRNTVLTTEINLVGKPPQLYQAVLTLLDDVYCNRVTSEDLLAEIVRSLLIDRNERQQRIDALVSGLRTTDGAVPLSSEDIVNLIEKHLTLKGTSRLPVLAIAAVYQSAEQFLGERVLMLQAHNAADLQTGALGDVEITLLADDEVVTSYEMKNKRITREDLDRALQKLSASEKRVDNYIFITTEAIDKEVQDYARSMYQETGGIEFVVLDCIGFIRHFLHLFHRLRSRFLEAYQTLLLTEPQSAVSQPVKEAFLAMRQAAETGMEEI
- a CDS encoding energy-coupling factor ABC transporter ATP-binding protein; this translates as MMQPLLEFQDVSYRYPNSDRFAVQQLSFQILAGQKTAIVGHNGCGKSTLLFLADGLYRVNAGTIRWRGEPLKYHAAALNQWRQRIGLAFQDPERQLVAATVSEDISYGLCNLQLTKSEIAQRLQQTLIDFSLKDLEHCPLHHLSLGQKRRVALAGVMALQPELLLLDEPTAYLDKRQTSNLFRELDRIHDKGTTIAIATHDLDLVYAWADWVIVLDAGQVILVDRTETVFSNVALLEQLQLGLPTLLEIWSLLPESVRRSTPPRTIAQWREYHQR
- the cbiQ gene encoding cobalt ECF transporter T component CbiQ; translated protein: MHHHLDVYAYQNRLRPIAPVQKFGFAIVVLMIALVVHPIPQFLIMVWLAVWTIAYARIPAPVYFQLLAVAGIFLLTSIPALVLNAVAIDQIAAIQNDELQGVAIGSGYLFISRSGIIQAFQIAMRSLSCTSCLLFILFTIPFTDLLNLFRQLRVPTLITELLLLMYRFVFLFFDVVTELQFAQQARGGYRTRKRWMHSVGLLISQLLVRSLHHYRDFSLALNARGFNGTFEVYSTQKHYYSKRYAIESVLGCVGLLILEFR
- a CDS encoding energy-coupling factor ABC transporter substrate-binding protein, encoding MKSSKLQNWGLAIAVIVLAVFPLLFVKGEFSGSDGQAETAIGELKPGYEPWFKPFFEPPSTEVESLLFASQAALGAGVIGFVIGRYRGRTEKREQK
- a CDS encoding energy-coupling factor ABC transporter permease produces the protein MKHHKLLRLTAIVGLSSYLIIGSPTPAHAMHIMEGFLPVEWAIFWWVVSIPFFVVGVRSLTRITRQNPQLKPLLALAGAFTFVLSALKIPSVTGSCSHPTGTGLGAILFGPSVMSVLGGLVLLFQALLLAHGGLTTLGANAFSMAIVGPFVAYGVYHLILQTGHQKVAIFCASALENLLTYVTTSIQLALAFPAAQGGFVAAFLKFAGIFAVTQVPLAISEGLLTVLVWNWLQSYGREDLETLNLLKQEQS
- the malQ gene encoding 4-alpha-glucanotransferase, with amino-acid sequence MSHKKLCERILILLSAEIGFFGLVLQFQKPFPRVYSMSLKRSSGVLLHPTCFPGRFGIGELGAEAHRFIEFLVHSGQQYWQVLPLGPTGYGNSPYASYSSMAGNPLLISLETLRDRGLLEESDFYNLPDFWENGVDYDRVYATKVPLWRKAYEAFKHQPSEQREFAEFCTGKAFWLEDYALFMALKDENGGKSWYDWEPEIMQFKPNAIEKAQARLQDEINYQKFLQYEFFCQWMKLKQHANENGIQIIGDIPIYVAHDSADVWANSQNFRLDPETGHPELMAGVPPDYFSATGQLWGNPIYDWDYLEKTDFKWWIQRFEAMLDLVDWIRIDHFRGFQAYWAVPQGEETAIYGNWIEAPGDLFFEVLDRKLGKLPILAEDLGVITPEVEALRDKFEFPGMKIVHFAFGSDPGNPYLPFNYPRNCLVYTGTHDNDTTIGWYESLSDYERGQLWNYLGCISDQGIHWDLIRLVMSSVAVLSIVPLQDLMGLRTDARMNAPGKAEGNWGWRYRSDLLSDEIRDRFASLTHLFGRAPQKSEDQPD
- a CDS encoding NUDIX hydrolase, which gives rise to MAHRNPAPTVDIIIELVDRPHRPIVLIERLNPPHGWAIPGGFIDYGNSAEKTAQLEAQEETGLEIDLVDLLGVYSDPNRDQRQHTMSITYIATAIGEPKAGDDAKNVRVIDIWQIPKNLCFDHDRILHDYLQYRNYGMRPRV
- a CDS encoding RidA family protein — its product is MKKVIRTDAAPAPVGPYNQAIVAQGLVFVAGQISLDPATGEIVGAGEIVAQTERALTSMKAILEASGSSMANVVKTTVFLKDINDFAAMNAVYAKYFEEETAPARICVEVARLPKDLLVEIDCIATVN